ATATTGCTACTAATAAAATGTTAATTAGACGCGAGTTGCGTGATCCGAAGCTTCGATTTCAATCTTATATTATGGGGCAACGTTCTCAAAAAGAAGTTACATTAATTTATATTGAAGATATTATCAATCCTTATATTGTAAAAGAGTTGAATCGGCGTTTACAGTCCATTAAAACAGATATGATTTTAGATTCTGGAAAAATCGAACAATTACTAGAAGAGAACACCTTGTCTCCTTTTCCGCAATTTTTAAATACAGAGAGACCAGATCGGGCGATTGCTGCTTTAGCAAAAGGAAAAGCAATTATTTTAGTAGATGGTTCACCGTTTGCAATTCTTGCACCTATGGTTATTGTGGATATTTTTCAATCACCTGAAGATTATTATGAACGCTGGATTATGGCAACTTTATTAAGAGGATTGCGAATGCTAGCTGGACTTATGGCTGTATTATTTCCAGCAGTATATATTGCGCTTGTTTCTTATCATCAAGGTCTCATTCCATCTAATTTGGCGTATTCAATTGCTGGAGCAAGGGAAGGTGTCCCGTTTCCCGCTTATATTGAAACGATTATTATGACATTAACAATGGAATTAATTAGAGAAGCTGGGCTTCGGTTGCCTAAACAAATTGGACAAACTGTTGGAATTGTAGGAGGACTTGTTATTGGAGAAGCGGCAGTAAACGCTGGAATTGTAAATCCCTTTATGGTTATTGTAACCGCGATTACGGCGATTGCTACTTTTTCATTGCCTGTTTACAGTATCACAATTACATTTCGCTTTTTGTTATTTGCGTTTATTTTAGCTGCGACTATATTTGGACTATACGGGATTATTTTAGCGTTAATTGCATTAGCAATTCATATTACGAATTTAAAAAGTGTTGGAATTCCGTATTCTACACCATTAGCACCTACTTTTTATAAAGATTGGAAAGCAGAAGTAGCAAGATTACCAAAAGCGATGTTACAGACGAGACCAGACTATTTGCAAACAAAAGATCAAATACGCTCAAAGGAGAGAAAATAAATTGAAACCGTTCGAGTACGGAGATGAGGAGATCGGATCTCGAGAACTAACATTTGCTGTATCTTCGGTCATTATAGGGACAGGGGCACTTTCGATGCCCCGCGTAATTGCAGAGCAGACACTGTTTTCAGATGGTTGGATTATATTACTTATTGGCGGAGTGATTTGTGCATTTTTTGCCTGGTGTATTGCGAAAATAGCAAATATATTTACGGAACAAACGTTTTTTCAATATACTAGCATATACTTATCAAAGCCGATAGCTTACCTTGTTACAAGTGTTATGGTGCTAACATTTGCTAGTATTACTGCATATCAAGCAAGAGCCATTTCCGTTATTTCACAAACGTATTTATTTAGTAAAACACCGATTGAACTTTTATCATTTTTTTACTTACTTGTTGTTGTTTATGGAGTAAGTGGTTCTAGAGTAGCGTTACTTCGTTTAAATATGCTATTTTTACCAATCGTTGTATGCGCTATATTTTCTCTGTCGTTATTAAATATTAATTTAATGGAGCCGGATAATGTATTGCCGCTTTTTCAAACAAAATGGAACCAATATATTGTTGGTATGAAGGAATCGATCTTTACATTCATTGGATTTGAAATTGTCTTATTTTATTCTTCAATTGTGAAACAAAAAGATAAAGCGCCTCTTGCTGCTGCAAAAGGAGTGATGATTACCAATTTATTATATATTCTTATTTATCTTACTTGTATTATGGTGTTTTCCTATTCTACCACGAAAAGTCTTGCGTATCCTGTCATTGAGTTAGGAAAGGAGATTGAAATTGGTGGGGGATTTTTAGAACGATTCGATGCCATTTTTTTTACGACGTGGATTATTACCATTTTTAATACAACAGCCATGTATTATGATATCGCAGTAATAGGGTTTTGTTCGATGTTTCCTGCTATTAAAAAGAAAACATTTATTTTTATAAGTGCGCCGATTATATATCTTTTGAATATGCTTCCTGAAAATGTGACGAAGTTAACGCAATATAGTACATATTTAGCTTGGATTGATATGGCATGTATTATCATTGTTCCTATACTTGTTTTTAGCATTTATAAAATAAAGGGGGGCGGAAAGAGTGAGCCGTCTTCATAAATACATGTGTTGCGTTATGTTAGTGATCTGTATGAGTGGGTGCTCAGAGCGAAAAGAAATTGAAGAGAGAGGATTTGTTGTAGGGGCAGCATTTGATGTTGTGAAAGAAGAAAGTGAAGAGAAGAAACCACCTCGTATGAAAGGAACGTATCAATTAGTTTTACCAAGTGCGTTAGCACAACAGGGGAAACAAGGTGCAGATGGGGCTCAGTATATGAATATCAATGTAACTGCGGATAGTCTTTTTACACAAATTCGTGAAGCATCCAAGAAAATAAGTCGTTCTTTGTTTTTTCCTCATATTAAAGTTGTTATTTTTTCTAAAGATTTATTAAAGCGACAAAACTTTTTAGAACAAACATTAGATATCTTTTTTCGTGCCCATGAAATGAGGCGGAATATTAAAATTTTTGTTTCGAAAAATCAAGCTGGAAAAATTTTTGAACAAAATGCGAAACCAGAAAATTTTCCGGCAAAATATATTGATTTACTAGCGGATCATGCAGATGTGAATTCATTTATGTTAGAGGCAGTTCGTATCGGAGAGGTTCAAGAAATGTTAACTTCTAAAAGAAGCTTTGTACTTCCAGTTTTAGAGTTAACAAAGCAAGGGGTAAAGATGGAAGGAGCTGCTATTTTTAAGGGGGAGAATAATAAACTGGTCGGTCTTTTAAGTGGAAAAGATACACAAGGATTAAATTATATAATAGGAAAGAAAGTGGGTGGATTTTTAACCATTCGAAAAAAAGAAAAGGTATTTACGTATGAAATTCATAAAATAAGACGGAAAATCCGTGCTTCCTTTACAGATCCTCGTCATCCAAAGTTTATAATTGATATGTATCCTAAAGGTGTGCTTGGAGAAGTATATTTAGGAGAGGATGCAAAAGCATGGAGTGAGAAGCGAATAAATTCATACATTACAAAAGAGATGGAACGTATAGTGGGGAGAACAATAAAAAAAGTACAAAAAGAGTATAAAACGGATGTACTTGGATTAGGGGATTATTATAAACGGCATAATTATAAAAAGTGGAAAAAAGTAGAGAAGAATTGGGATTATGGGGAGAACTACTTTATGAAGACTGATATAGCAGTTCGTGTTCATCCGGTAGTAGAGCATTCTGGTTCATTAGTACCAAAAGGTGGTCAGTAATATGAAAATGCTTTCTACTTTAGCAATTATTAGTATGATTTTGATGGCTATTATTCCATACACAGTGTATTTTTTAAATAAGAAAATAAAAAAATACACTGTGCAACCATGGGAAGATGTAAATGAAGAGGAAAATAGGAAACCAGTAGATTAGATTTCCTTTTGTTTTTGGGATCGTAAAATTTAAAATCTAGCAACGGAAGTAAGGGATTATAATCATTTATATAGAAGTATAAGGCGTGAAAATGAACCATCAGTAGAGAAGAGAAGTCTCACTACTGATGGAAGGTTTTATACAAGCCCTAGCCAATGTACCAATTGCGTAGAGAGGAATGTAACAACAATGGCGATTACGGTAGGGATTGCAAACGATAAGAATGTCCATTTTGGACTTTTTGTTTCTTTATATATGTTAACCAATGTTGTTCCACATGGGAAGTGCAGAAGAGAAAACAACATTGTGTTTAACGCAGTTAACCAAGTCCAGCCGTGCTCTAAGAATAAGTTTTTAATTTGATTAAAATCTTCTATTTCTGTTAAGGCACCAGTTGATAAATAAGACATTAATAAAATTGGAATAACAATCTCATTAGCTGGTAAGCCGAGAATAAATGCAGCGAGAATAAATCCATCAAGCCCGAGCAATTTAGCGAATGGGTCTAAGAAATTAACGAAATACATAAGTAGGCTTGTGTCGCCGATATAAATATTTGCTAAAACCCAAGTTAAGATAGCGGCAGGTGCAGCTACAACTACGGCACGTTTTAAAACATAAATTGATTTATCAAGTGTTGCACGTACAATTGTATTCCAAATTTTTGGTTTACGATACGGTGGTAATTCCAATGTATAATGAGTTGGAACACCTTTTAATGCAGTTTTTGATAGAGCCCAAGAAACTGTTAAAGTAACGATAATTCCGATGACTACCATGCCGACTACAACGCCTGCTGTAACAAGTGTTTGCATGCTACTTGTATAACCGGCAGCCATAAATAATGATGCCATTAAAATTAAAGTAGGCCATCGTCCATTACATGGAACGAAGTTGTTTGTTAAAATTGCTAACATACGCTCACGTGGTGATTCGATAATGCGTGTTGACATAATAGCGGCAGCATTACAACCGAAGCCCATTGCCATCGTTAAAGATTGCTTTCCGTGTGCACCAGTACGTTTAAATAAACGATCCATGTTAAATGCTACACGAGGTAAGTACCCATAGTTTTCTAATAAAGCAAACATTGGGAAGAAGATAGCCATAGGTGGTAACATAACGCTAATAACAGCCCCTGTACCCCGGAATAAGCCAAGTATTAAAATACCATGTAACCATTCAGGTGCATGCATTGCTTGGAACAAAGCAGTTAAATGTCCCTCTGCCCAACCGAAAAATTCAGCAATCATATCTGACGGTACATTCGCTCCTGCAATGGTAAGGTAAAAAATAATAGATAAAATACCAAGCATAATTGGAAATCCCCAGATTGGAGAAGTGAAAATCTTATCTAGTTTTTCTGAACGATACAATCTATCGGTATTTGTGTATTGTACTGCATCTTTACAAATACTTTTTGATGTACGATAAATATCACTAACAATGTCATCGCGTATATCTTCTTTAGTAAGCGTTTGTGCATGCTGAATAATATAATCTAATGGAAGAGCCTTACTGGCTGAGTGAGATTCCATTGATTACGACCTCCCTTACAAGCGGTTCTTTATGATGTTTTTGAAGTGTAGTTAAGAAATTTTTATCCCCATCTAGTATTCGCAGTGCAACCCAACGAGCTGGGTATGTATCACCGAATACTTTGTAAATTTGCGGCTCTAATTCTTGAATCATCTTTTCAATATGCTCATTATAAGTAATTTGAACTGGTGTAGGGATTGTTTTTTTACTAGCCACTTTAGAAATTACATTTAGTAAATGTCCAATTCCAGTACGGTTGCGAGCTGAGATTTTGACTACAGGAACGCCAAGTGACTTTGCTAATTTCTGTTCATCAATGACGATTCCTTTTTTTTCTGCTTCATCTATTAAGTTAATGCAGACGATTACATCGTTTGTCATTTCCATCACTTGTAATGCTAAATTTAAATTTCTTTCCATTGCAGTTGCATCTACAACAACTACAGTTACCTCTGGTTTTTCAAAAATAATATAATCTCGTGCTACTTCCTCATCTGCAGAGTTTGAATAAAGTGAATATGTTCCAGGTAAATCGATTACCGTATATACCTTTCCGTTATGCTCATATTCTCCTTCTGCCTTTAATACAGTTTTTCCCGTCCAGTTTCCGGTATGTTGTTTTAATCCTGTTAATGTGTTGAATAATGTACTTTTCCCAGTATTCGGGTTTCCTGCTAACGCAATGCGATGGTTGTTCATTTTGAATCATCTCCTATTAATATTCCAAAAATAAGGGAGCTTTCTTCGCTACGCAATGCAATTGTTGTGTTGCTCACTTGATATGCAACGGGATCTCCGAGTGGACTTTTTTGCAATACTTTAATGGTAGCCCCGGGAATAAATCCTAAATCTAATAAACGTCTCTTCATAGTTCCTTCTAATTGTATTCTCTCGATTTGTACAAACTCCCCTGTTCTAAATGAAGAAAGGGGTTTGGTATTAGCCGACACCATAAAAGTTCCCTCTTCTCTATATTTTTAGTTATAGTTTAAAAAGTTTCTTAAGGTAAACTTTTTGTTATTAATATACTAGACTACATTCGGTAATGCTGTCAATTAATACTTTAGAAATATTCAAAAATTTTTAGAATTGTTCCAATTTATTTTTTGTGATAAAAAATATGACTAGAATTTATGTTGGATATATGCATAGTTCAAACAAATATGTTCAGACAAGAATAGTTTGTAAATTTAATTTTAATAAAGTTGGTTAAAAGGAGAGTTTTATTTACTTCATATTTACATTATTAAAGTTAAATTTACAATGAATGTAATTTTTTGTGGATTCTTTTGGCTTTTCTTGATGGGAATAGTTGAGAAATATAAGTTTTTAATACCTTTATCTCTATTTACTTAAAATTAAAAATTGCTTAACACTAACACAATAATATTGTCCTACAATGAATTTGTGTTCGAAAGAAGTCGATGAATAAGAAAAGTGATAATTCAAATGGGGGTACAAGATATGGTCATGAAAAAGGGAATTACATTTTCATTAGCAGCATTAGTTGTTGCAGGTGCATTAGTTGGTTGCGGAAAGTCAGAAAGCACAAATACGAATGAGACTGCTAAAGGTAGCAATGATGCAAAACAAGAAGAGATATCTGGTACGATTGCAGCAGCTGGATCTACAGCTCTTCAACCGCTTGCAGAAGAAGCGGGTAAAAAGTTTATGGAAAAGAATCCTAAAGTTTCTGTTCAAGTTCAAGGTGGCGGTAGTGGAACGGGGATTAACCAAGTAGCCTCTGGTGCGGTACAAATTGGTAACTCTGATGTCCCGGCGGCAGATAAAATAAAAGATCCAGAAAAAGCAAAAGAATTAGTTGATAATAAAGTTGCAGGTATCGCATTTGCACTTGTTGTTAATAAAGATGTGAAAGTTGATAACTTAACTGTACAACAAGTACAAGATATCTTTAGTGGAAAGGTTACAAACTGGAAAGAGCTAGGCGGTAAAGATGAGAAAATCAATGTAATCAATCGTCCGGCATCTTCTGGTACACGTGCTACATTTGAGAAAACGATTATGAAAGATGTAAAGATTAATGACGGGACAGGAACAACGCAAGATTCTAACGGTGCGGTAGAACAAGCAATTAACTCTACGCCAGGTTCTATTAGTTACCTTGCGATGTCCTACATGGTAGGCGATAAAAAAGGGGCATTACAAACTGTAAAAATTGATGGTGCAGAACCAAAGGTTGAAGAGATTTCTGCTGGTAAATATCCATTCTGGTCTTATGAATACATGGTGACTAAAGGAGAAGCGAAAGAAGCAACAAAGGCTTACATTGATTATGTAAAAGGTAAAGATTTTGAAAAACAAGTTGAAGATATGGGATACATCCCGATGTCTAAGCTAGATAAGTAACACATACAAGGAGGCTGGCTGCGAGGCCAGTCTTGTTCATTTCAAACTATGAAGTGGGGTTATGTCTTGTGATGAAGGGAAAAAAGCAGATTAATTATGTGAAAAGCGAGTACATTGGAAGAACACTCGTTACGTTTTGTGGTCTATTTATTGTTCTTATTACATTATCGATTATTGCATTTATTTGTGGAAAGGGAATTCAATCTTTTACACAAAGTGGTATTTCCTTTTCTGAAATGTTAACTTCAACAAAATGGAATCCGAATGTTGAGCCAGGTTCTTTTGGTGCAGTTATTTTTATTGTCGGTTCCACGCTTGTTTCAATTGGTGCGGTTATGATTAGTACACCAATCGCGATTGCTCTTGCAATATTTATGAATTTAATATCGCCTAAGTTTGGGAACAAAGTGTTGAAACCAGTTTTGGAATTATTAGTTGGTATCCCGTCCGTTGTATACGGTTTATTAGGGGTTACGATTTTAATTCCATTGTTAAGAGATTCTTTTGGTGGTGTTGGCTTTAGTTTAATTGCAGGTATTGTTGTACTTAGTATCATGATTTTACCTACTATTGCTAGTATTGCTTCTGATGCAATACGTGCGGTTCCATTTGATTATTTAGAAGCTTCGTATGGTTTAGGATCGACAAAATGGCAAGCGATTAGCCGTGTCATTGTTCCTGCTGCTAAGAAAGGTATTTTAACAGGGATTGTTTTAGGGTTAGCACGTGCTTTTGGTGAAGCGCTGGCAGTTCAAATGGTAATTGGGAATACGGTGAAGTTGCCAGAAGGAATATATAGCCCAACGGCAACGTTGACTGGTATTCTCACAATGGACATGACAAATACGTTAAACGGAACGGCTTGGAATAATGCTTTATGGACCTTAGCGATGATATTGCTTGCTATTTCATTCCTATTTATTTTAGTTATTCGAGCAATTGGCCAAAGAGGTGAACGATAACGATGAATGCAAGAAAGGTAAATAATATTTGGACGGGTATTTTATATACAGTTGCAGCATTTGTGGTAGTTTTATTGGTTTTCTTAGTATATGAGATTTTACAAAAGGGCTGGGGATTTTGGGATCCAGGTTTCTTGTTTGGAGAACCGAGTAATACGAGGGCTGGGGGAGGGATTGGTCCGCAATTATTCAACTCTTTCTATATGCTTATTATTACGCTTGTTATCTCTATTCCACTTGGATTGGGAGCTGGGATTTATCTTGCAGAATATGCAAAGCAAGGACGCTTTTTAAGTTTTGTTCGTCTATGCATTGAAACGATGGCATCATTGCCTTCTATTGTTGTTGGCTTATTTGGTTTATTAGTGCTTGTTACAATGACAGGTTGGGGCTATACAGTAATAGGTGGTGCACTTGCTTTAACCATTCTAAACTTACCAGGATTAACGCGAGTTTGTGAAAATGCAATCACAGAAGTCCCTGCAAATGTAAAAGAAGCAAGTCTTGGACTTGGTGCAACAAAGTGGCAAACGATTGTGCGAATTATTCTTCCATCGTCATTACCGCAAATTATTACAGGGATTATTTTAGCGGCAGGTCGTATATTTGGTGAAGCGGCGGCATTAATTTATACAGCGGGATTAACATCACCAATTTTAAATTCTGCAGTTGATTTTTCTAGTCCTGCACATCCGCTAAATCCATTTCGACCAGCTGAAACATTGGCAGTTCATATTTGGAAATTAAATTCTGAAGGGATTATCCCAGACGCGAAGCTGATTGCAACAAAATCAGCAGCAGTACTCATTGTTATGGTATTACTGTTTAATATTATTGCTCGTTTTACTGCAACTGTACTTCATAAACATTTTACGGGAACGAAAAAGTCTCGTAAAACATCGAAAGTAAAAGCTGCTTAATATGTGTATGTTTACGAAAGAAAAAACGTTATCTCTAGTTTGTGAGATAACGTTTTTTTGTTAGGCGTTTGGAGTATCGATAGTCGTATTTGATTTTCTGCGTGAGCGACGCTTTTTACCGAATTTATCTAATAGCTCATACATAACAGGTACAACAACGAGTGTAAGTACAGTGGAAACAGCTAAACCACCAATTACAACAACGGCTAAACTTTTAGAGACCATACTTCCTGCTTGCGATTGGCCAAATAATAAAGGTAACATTGCGACGATTGTTGTAATGGCTGTCATAATAATTGGACGTAATCTTGTAGAACCTGCTTCTAGTAAAGCGTCACGAGTTGTCATGCCATGCTCTTTATTTTGTTGAACACGTTCGATTAATACGATAGCATTTGTGACGACGATCCCGATTAACATTAATGCACCGATAAGTGAATTGAGATCAACCGGCGTTCCGGAAATGATTAATCCTAAAATACCACCAATAGCAGCGAGTGGTAAAGAGAAAAGGATTGCAAATGGAGCGCGTGCTTGCCCAAATGTAATAACCATAATTAAATAGACAACTCCGATGGCAATGCCCATGATTTGAAATAAATCTGTAAAGTTTTCTTGCATGGATTCAGTTGCTCCAGCAACGGCAACTTTTGCACCGGTTGGTAAATCTAATTTAGCGATTGCTGTATTTACTTCAGCGCTTACTTTACTTAAATCATCGTTAGCAGCAACGGCATTAATTTGGATTGTTTCTTTTCCGTCTTTATGGAAAATTTCAGTTTGTAATTGTTTTTCTGATATTGTTGCAATATCTTTTAAAGGAATTGCTCCTGTTATCGGTGATAAGATGTTTGTATTAAGGATATCTTCTTTATTATTTATCTTTTCATTTTTATGTTCTAACATAATAGTTGTTTTTTCATCATCGATCGTGAGTTGTCCGATCGGTGATTTTTTCATAAGGAGTGAAACTTGTTCTCCAACTATTTCTGGTGTTAATCCAACTTGTTCTACTTTGTTTTGATCGATTTTAATTTGCCATTCTTTCTTTGATTCTTCTAAGTTTGTTTTCACTTTAGAAAGTCCATTTAAACTTTTTAATTTTGTTTCAACGATATCAGCAGCTTGCTTTAAACTTGTTTCATTGTTTGCAGTTACGTTGAATTGCAAGTTATTTCCACCGCCAAAATTAGAATAACTTGTTTTTGTATAATCGAATTCAGCTGGTTTGAAATCTGTCTGTTCTTTTTTTAGTTGTTTAATATATTGATCAATATCTGTTCCTTTTTTAAAGGTTATAAATATAGATGCAAGATTATTTTTAGTAGTTTGCCCCCACTGTGCATCTTCAGCACTTGACCCTATTCGTAAAAAAGTATCTTGTACATCGCGATTAGAAAGTAATTTTTTTTCGAAGTCAAAAGCTTTTTGTTTTTTAGATTCCTCATCATAACTCGTTGGAAATGTCATGTTAATTGAGAGCATCGTATCGTCTTCTGATTTTATATTTGCTTTTGGCAGTATGATATAAGCAGCAATGGAAGCTACAAATAATAAGAAAGACGAGAATAAAATAATAAATTTATGTGAAAGTGCCCATTTTAAAGTAGCCGTATACTTTCTTGAAGGTCTCGATGTGCGCTGTCTTGTTTTTCTAAGTAATAAAAACGCCATAAGTGGAACAACTGTAAGTGCAACAACGAGAGACGAAAGAATAGAATATACAACTGCTAATACCATAGGAAGCATCAATTTGCCGATTGCGCCTGATACAAGGCCGATAGGTAAAAAGACAGCCACTGTAGTTAATGTTGAAGCAGTAATTGCAATAGCAACCTCTTTTGTCGCATCTACAATAATGTCTTTTGAAAAATGCTCTTTTTGTAAGCGGCGGAAGATATTCTCGATAACAACGATACTATCGTCAACGAGACGTCCAACAGCGACTGCTAATCCTCCAAGAGTTAAAATGTTTAACGTAACATGAGATTGATCGAGTAAAAATAGTGTTAACAAAATAGATAACGGGATACTAACAACAGCGATAAGCGTTGTTCGCACGCTGCGCAAGAAGAGTAAAATAATAAATGTCGCAGCGATCGCTCCTAAAATGACCTCTTTCCCCATACTCGTAACAGCATTTTCGATTTGTTCGTGAGTAGAGGATAGTAATTTAATTGTGTAAGTATCTTTATATTCTT
The window above is part of the Bacillus cytotoxicus NVH 391-98 genome. Proteins encoded here:
- a CDS encoding spore germination protein, translating into MMNLEASLSAITNSIRETLQSPNDLTVREFALSGSSTRCAVVFLCGITDKDLIYRFVIHPLQHEEIPPKGPIMQTLVDRFISIGEINTVKTFPDLVNSVLVGDTVVLIDGIPHALVINCRAWEKRGLEPPITEDVIRGPKVGFVEDIATNKMLIRRELRDPKLRFQSYIMGQRSQKEVTLIYIEDIINPYIVKELNRRLQSIKTDMILDSGKIEQLLEENTLSPFPQFLNTERPDRAIAALAKGKAIILVDGSPFAILAPMVIVDIFQSPEDYYERWIMATLLRGLRMLAGLMAVLFPAVYIALVSYHQGLIPSNLAYSIAGAREGVPFPAYIETIIMTLTMELIREAGLRLPKQIGQTVGIVGGLVIGEAAVNAGIVNPFMVIVTAITAIATFSLPVYSITITFRFLLFAFILAATIFGLYGIILALIALAIHITNLKSVGIPYSTPLAPTFYKDWKAEVARLPKAMLQTRPDYLQTKDQIRSKERK
- a CDS encoding GerAB/ArcD/ProY family transporter, producing the protein MKPFEYGDEEIGSRELTFAVSSVIIGTGALSMPRVIAEQTLFSDGWIILLIGGVICAFFAWCIAKIANIFTEQTFFQYTSIYLSKPIAYLVTSVMVLTFASITAYQARAISVISQTYLFSKTPIELLSFFYLLVVVYGVSGSRVALLRLNMLFLPIVVCAIFSLSLLNINLMEPDNVLPLFQTKWNQYIVGMKESIFTFIGFEIVLFYSSIVKQKDKAPLAAAKGVMITNLLYILIYLTCIMVFSYSTTKSLAYPVIELGKEIEIGGGFLERFDAIFFTTWIITIFNTTAMYYDIAVIGFCSMFPAIKKKTFIFISAPIIYLLNMLPENVTKLTQYSTYLAWIDMACIIIVPILVFSIYKIKGGGKSEPSS
- a CDS encoding Ger(x)C family spore germination protein produces the protein MSRLHKYMCCVMLVICMSGCSERKEIEERGFVVGAAFDVVKEESEEKKPPRMKGTYQLVLPSALAQQGKQGADGAQYMNINVTADSLFTQIREASKKISRSLFFPHIKVVIFSKDLLKRQNFLEQTLDIFFRAHEMRRNIKIFVSKNQAGKIFEQNAKPENFPAKYIDLLADHADVNSFMLEAVRIGEVQEMLTSKRSFVLPVLELTKQGVKMEGAAIFKGENNKLVGLLSGKDTQGLNYIIGKKVGGFLTIRKKEKVFTYEIHKIRRKIRASFTDPRHPKFIIDMYPKGVLGEVYLGEDAKAWSEKRINSYITKEMERIVGRTIKKVQKEYKTDVLGLGDYYKRHNYKKWKKVEKNWDYGENYFMKTDIAVRVHPVVEHSGSLVPKGGQ
- a CDS encoding nucleoside recognition domain-containing protein → MESHSASKALPLDYIIQHAQTLTKEDIRDDIVSDIYRTSKSICKDAVQYTNTDRLYRSEKLDKIFTSPIWGFPIMLGILSIIFYLTIAGANVPSDMIAEFFGWAEGHLTALFQAMHAPEWLHGILILGLFRGTGAVISVMLPPMAIFFPMFALLENYGYLPRVAFNMDRLFKRTGAHGKQSLTMAMGFGCNAAAIMSTRIIESPRERMLAILTNNFVPCNGRWPTLILMASLFMAAGYTSSMQTLVTAGVVVGMVVIGIIVTLTVSWALSKTALKGVPTHYTLELPPYRKPKIWNTIVRATLDKSIYVLKRAVVVAAPAAILTWVLANIYIGDTSLLMYFVNFLDPFAKLLGLDGFILAAFILGLPANEIVIPILLMSYLSTGALTEIEDFNQIKNLFLEHGWTWLTALNTMLFSLLHFPCGTTLVNIYKETKSPKWTFLSFAIPTVIAIVVTFLSTQLVHWLGLV
- a CDS encoding FeoB small GTPase domain-containing protein, translating into MNNHRIALAGNPNTGKSTLFNTLTGLKQHTGNWTGKTVLKAEGEYEHNGKVYTVIDLPGTYSLYSNSADEEVARDYIIFEKPEVTVVVVDATAMERNLNLALQVMEMTNDVIVCINLIDEAEKKGIVIDEQKLAKSLGVPVVKISARNRTGIGHLLNVISKVASKKTIPTPVQITYNEHIEKMIQELEPQIYKVFGDTYPARWVALRILDGDKNFLTTLQKHHKEPLVREVVINGISLSQ
- a CDS encoding FeoA family protein, coding for MVSANTKPLSSFRTGEFVQIERIQLEGTMKRRLLDLGFIPGATIKVLQKSPLGDPVAYQVSNTTIALRSEESSLIFGILIGDDSK
- a CDS encoding phosphate ABC transporter substrate-binding protein PstS family protein: MVMKKGITFSLAALVVAGALVGCGKSESTNTNETAKGSNDAKQEEISGTIAAAGSTALQPLAEEAGKKFMEKNPKVSVQVQGGGSGTGINQVASGAVQIGNSDVPAADKIKDPEKAKELVDNKVAGIAFALVVNKDVKVDNLTVQQVQDIFSGKVTNWKELGGKDEKINVINRPASSGTRATFEKTIMKDVKINDGTGTTQDSNGAVEQAINSTPGSISYLAMSYMVGDKKGALQTVKIDGAEPKVEEISAGKYPFWSYEYMVTKGEAKEATKAYIDYVKGKDFEKQVEDMGYIPMSKLDK
- the pstC gene encoding phosphate ABC transporter permease subunit PstC; protein product: MKGKKQINYVKSEYIGRTLVTFCGLFIVLITLSIIAFICGKGIQSFTQSGISFSEMLTSTKWNPNVEPGSFGAVIFIVGSTLVSIGAVMISTPIAIALAIFMNLISPKFGNKVLKPVLELLVGIPSVVYGLLGVTILIPLLRDSFGGVGFSLIAGIVVLSIMILPTIASIASDAIRAVPFDYLEASYGLGSTKWQAISRVIVPAAKKGILTGIVLGLARAFGEALAVQMVIGNTVKLPEGIYSPTATLTGILTMDMTNTLNGTAWNNALWTLAMILLAISFLFILVIRAIGQRGER
- the pstA gene encoding phosphate ABC transporter permease PstA, with protein sequence MNARKVNNIWTGILYTVAAFVVVLLVFLVYEILQKGWGFWDPGFLFGEPSNTRAGGGIGPQLFNSFYMLIITLVISIPLGLGAGIYLAEYAKQGRFLSFVRLCIETMASLPSIVVGLFGLLVLVTMTGWGYTVIGGALALTILNLPGLTRVCENAITEVPANVKEASLGLGATKWQTIVRIILPSSLPQIITGIILAAGRIFGEAAALIYTAGLTSPILNSAVDFSSPAHPLNPFRPAETLAVHIWKLNSEGIIPDAKLIATKSAAVLIVMVLLFNIIARFTATVLHKHFTGTKKSRKTSKVKAA